A part of Micromonospora chersina genomic DNA contains:
- a CDS encoding DUF4097 family beta strand repeat-containing protein: protein MALHRTAVAAAAAATLIVLAGCDTLSFRRLDYDQTESAKITRITVPAGGAGDITIRATGAPDQVRIKRIVRYQGGEPDTRYEIKGDELVLPNDCGPRCTVSWEVTAPEGVTVRGETSSGNVTLNRVGPVDFTLKSGDLTVTEARGEVRATTTSGNIEVVDATGPVRLRASSGDISARRLAAGLDAEATSGNLVVELDKPAAARLHATSGDVDLTVPPGRYRVRADAKSGDTDLRVPDDPAASLLLDVTATSGNVTVHQR from the coding sequence ATGGCTCTGCACCGGACCGCCGTCGCCGCAGCCGCGGCCGCCACCCTGATCGTCCTCGCCGGGTGCGACACCCTGTCGTTCCGCCGCCTCGACTACGACCAGACCGAGAGCGCGAAGATCACCCGGATCACCGTGCCGGCCGGCGGCGCGGGCGACATCACGATCCGGGCTACCGGCGCGCCCGACCAGGTGCGGATCAAGCGGATCGTCCGCTACCAGGGCGGGGAGCCGGACACCCGGTACGAGATCAAGGGCGACGAGCTGGTGCTGCCGAACGACTGCGGCCCCCGGTGCACGGTCTCCTGGGAGGTGACCGCCCCGGAAGGCGTGACGGTGCGCGGTGAGACCAGCTCCGGGAACGTCACCCTGAACCGGGTCGGGCCGGTGGACTTCACGCTGAAATCCGGCGACCTCACCGTGACCGAGGCCCGTGGCGAGGTCCGCGCCACCACCACCTCGGGGAACATCGAGGTGGTCGACGCGACCGGCCCGGTCCGGCTGCGCGCCTCCTCCGGCGACATCAGTGCCCGCCGGCTCGCCGCCGGCCTGGACGCGGAGGCCACCTCGGGCAACCTCGTCGTCGAACTGGACAAGCCGGCCGCGGCCCGGTTGCACGCGACCAGCGGCGACGTCGACCTGACCGTGCCGCCGGGCCGGTACCGGGTGCGGGCGGACGCGAAGTCCGGCGACACCGACCTGAGGGTGCCGGACGACCCGGCCGCCTCCCTGCTGCTCGACGTCACCGCCACCAGCGGCAACGTGACCGTCCACCAGCGCTGA
- the recO gene encoding DNA repair protein RecO yields the protein MAGYRRQLYRDDAVVLRVQKLGESDRIITLLTRRHGRLRAVARGVRRTTSKFGARLEPFGHVDLQLAGDPKGNHGSSLHTISQAEGIDLYGKRFLGDYPRYTAASAIAETAERLTPIEREPSLRLFQLTLGALRSLATGDHATTLVLDAYLLRGMAFAGWAPALTACAVCGTPGRHRAFSVPAGGAVCPDCRPPGAAHPAPATIDLMSALTTGDWAYADATETGVRRECSGLVAAHLQWHLERALRSLPLVDRGAPASSAVPPPGGAGPGVVPPRTGGGPTAAGVNREMTE from the coding sequence ATGGCCGGATACCGCCGACAGCTCTACCGCGACGACGCGGTGGTGCTGCGCGTGCAGAAGCTGGGGGAGTCCGACCGGATCATCACCCTGCTCACCCGCCGGCACGGCCGGCTGCGCGCGGTGGCCCGGGGCGTACGCCGCACCACCAGCAAGTTCGGCGCCCGGCTGGAGCCGTTCGGGCACGTCGACCTCCAGCTCGCCGGCGACCCCAAGGGCAACCACGGCAGCTCGCTGCACACCATCAGCCAGGCCGAGGGCATCGACCTCTACGGCAAGCGGTTCCTCGGCGACTACCCCCGCTACACGGCGGCCAGCGCGATCGCCGAGACCGCCGAGCGGCTCACCCCGATCGAGCGTGAGCCCTCGCTGCGGCTGTTCCAGCTCACCCTCGGCGCGCTGCGCTCGCTGGCCACCGGCGACCACGCCACCACCCTGGTGCTCGACGCCTACCTGCTGCGCGGCATGGCCTTCGCCGGGTGGGCACCCGCGCTGACCGCCTGCGCGGTCTGCGGCACCCCGGGGCGGCACCGGGCCTTCTCGGTCCCGGCCGGCGGCGCGGTCTGCCCCGACTGCCGGCCACCCGGCGCCGCCCACCCCGCCCCGGCCACCATCGACCTGATGTCCGCCCTGACCACCGGCGACTGGGCGTACGCCGACGCCACCGAGACCGGTGTGCGCCGCGAGTGCAGTGGCCTGGTCGCGGCGCACCTCCAGTGGCACCTGGAACGCGCGCTACGCTCGCTGCCGCTGGTCGACCGGGGTGCCCCGGCGTCCAGCGCGGTCCCGCCGCCCGGCGGCGCGGGGCCGGGTGTGGTCCCGCCGCGCACCGGAGGCGGGCCCACCGCCGCTGGTGTGAACAGGGAGATGACCGAGTGA
- a CDS encoding thioredoxin reductase — MPDLRFKMIMALNAADLGSPICEQVADICAEIAEQHCAELGHAPAVRAGEIGELATGEPALTWAPAETGQRAW; from the coding sequence ATGCCGGATCTCCGGTTCAAGATGATCATGGCGTTGAACGCGGCGGACCTGGGCAGCCCGATCTGCGAGCAGGTCGCCGACATCTGCGCGGAGATCGCCGAGCAGCACTGCGCCGAACTCGGCCACGCGCCCGCCGTGCGCGCCGGTGAGATCGGCGAGCTGGCCACCGGCGAACCGGCGCTCACCTGGGCGCCGGCCGAGACCGGGCAGCGTGCCTGGTGA
- a CDS encoding energy-coupling factor transporter transmembrane component T family protein → MISVKPVAAPGAPLARRNPVAKLAAALVFTLILVATLDPVAPAIAIAVELAVLPLFGVRYGVLARRAWPLLAGAGGILVTLVLFAADRSGRVLVEAGPVLVTEGVLVTALGLVLRMLAVALPGILVFATTDPTDLADALIQNAKAPARFAIGALAAFRLVPLLEEEWRMISMARRARGVDAGRNPIAKLRLFGSTAFALLVGAIRRGTRLAVAMDARGFDAGTPRTVARRQRFTRADTLLVVAAGTLAAAALTVSVLLGTFRPLIG, encoded by the coding sequence ATGATCAGCGTGAAACCGGTCGCCGCGCCAGGGGCTCCGCTGGCGCGGCGCAACCCGGTGGCGAAGCTGGCCGCCGCGCTGGTCTTCACCCTCATCCTGGTGGCCACCCTCGACCCGGTGGCCCCGGCCATCGCCATCGCCGTCGAACTGGCGGTGCTGCCACTGTTCGGCGTCCGCTACGGCGTGCTGGCCCGGCGGGCCTGGCCCCTGCTGGCCGGCGCCGGCGGCATCCTGGTCACGCTCGTGCTCTTCGCCGCCGACCGTTCCGGCCGGGTGCTGGTCGAGGCCGGCCCGGTCCTGGTCACCGAGGGCGTGCTGGTCACCGCGCTGGGTCTGGTGCTGCGAATGCTCGCCGTGGCGCTGCCCGGGATCCTGGTCTTCGCCACCACCGATCCCACCGACCTGGCCGACGCGCTGATCCAGAACGCGAAGGCGCCCGCCCGGTTCGCCATCGGCGCGCTGGCCGCGTTCCGGCTGGTGCCGCTGCTGGAGGAGGAGTGGCGGATGATCAGCATGGCCCGCCGGGCGCGGGGTGTGGACGCCGGCCGCAACCCGATCGCCAAGCTGCGGCTGTTCGGGTCGACGGCGTTCGCGCTGCTGGTCGGGGCGATCCGGCGGGGCACCCGGCTGGCCGTGGCCATGGACGCCCGGGGCTTCGACGCCGGCACCCCGCGTACGGTCGCCCGCCGGCAGCGTTTCACCCGGGCCGACACCCTGCTGGTGGTCGCCGCCGGGACGTTGGCCGCGGCGGCGCTGACGGTCAGCGTGCTGCTGGGCACCTTCCGGCCGCTGATCGGCTGA
- a CDS encoding pirin family protein: MTATMPAPAVDVRRADDRFKTRLSWLDSKHSFSFSRHYDPANTHHGLLLVNNDDVVHPGTGFETHPHQDMEIVTWVLRGSLVHQDSTGHSGVIYPGLAQRMSAGTGILHSEKNDSWRLENTAPHRDPVHFVQMWVLPDEEGIDPGYEQLEIGDELLRGGLVPVASGMDRYDGASAIRIRNRYATLHAARLGPGDSVNLPEAPFLHLYVPSGAVTLEGTGELGEGDAARITMAGGQRVTAAEPAEILVWEMHATLA, translated from the coding sequence GTGACGGCGACGATGCCCGCGCCGGCGGTGGACGTCCGCCGGGCCGACGACCGGTTCAAGACCCGGCTGTCGTGGCTCGACTCCAAGCACTCCTTCTCGTTCTCCCGGCACTACGACCCGGCCAACACCCACCACGGGCTGCTGCTGGTCAACAACGACGACGTGGTGCACCCGGGCACCGGTTTCGAGACCCACCCGCACCAGGACATGGAGATCGTCACCTGGGTGCTGCGTGGTTCCCTGGTCCACCAGGACTCCACCGGCCACTCCGGCGTCATCTACCCGGGCCTGGCCCAGCGGATGAGCGCCGGCACCGGCATCCTGCACTCGGAGAAGAACGACTCCTGGCGGCTGGAGAACACCGCCCCGCACCGCGACCCGGTCCACTTCGTGCAGATGTGGGTGCTCCCGGACGAGGAGGGGATCGACCCCGGCTACGAGCAGCTCGAAATCGGCGACGAGTTGCTGCGGGGCGGCCTCGTGCCGGTCGCCTCCGGCATGGACCGGTACGACGGCGCCTCCGCCATCCGGATCCGCAACCGGTACGCCACCCTGCACGCCGCCCGGCTCGGCCCCGGCGACTCGGTGAACCTGCCCGAGGCGCCCTTCCTGCACCTCTACGTGCCCAGCGGCGCCGTGACGCTGGAGGGGACCGGCGAACTCGGTGAGGGCGACGCGGCCCGGATCACCATGGCAGGGGGCCAGCGGGTCACCGCCGCCGAACCCGCGGAGATCCTGGTCTGGGAGATGCACGCCACGCTCGCCTGA
- the era gene encoding GTPase Era — protein sequence MSDAQGRPYRAGFGCFVGRPNAGKSTLTNAIVGTKIAITSNKPQTTRHIIRAVLHRPESQLVLVDTPGLHRPRTLLGERLNDLVRETWSEVDVIGLCIPANEPIGRGDRFITGELADLRATVLAVVTKTDLVDKKRLAEQLLAVSELGEFADVVPVSAVSGHQVDTLVDVMTGYLPESPQLYPDDMLTDDPEQVLVAELVREAALEGVRDELPHSIAVVVEEMIPEGNVTKIYADVYVERPSQKAIVIGHRGSRLKHVGTTARRQIEELLGTRVYLDLHVRVAKDWQRDPKQLRKLGF from the coding sequence GTGAGCGACGCGCAGGGGCGGCCCTACCGGGCGGGTTTCGGCTGCTTCGTCGGGCGGCCGAACGCCGGCAAGTCGACGCTGACCAACGCGATCGTCGGCACCAAGATCGCGATCACCTCGAACAAGCCCCAGACCACCCGGCACATCATCCGGGCGGTGCTGCACCGGCCGGAGTCGCAGCTCGTGCTCGTCGACACCCCGGGCCTGCACCGTCCGCGCACGCTGCTCGGCGAGCGGCTCAACGACCTGGTCCGGGAGACCTGGAGCGAGGTCGACGTGATCGGCCTCTGCATCCCGGCGAACGAGCCGATCGGGCGGGGCGACCGGTTCATCACCGGTGAGCTGGCCGACCTGCGGGCCACCGTGCTGGCCGTGGTCACCAAGACCGACCTGGTGGACAAGAAGCGGCTGGCCGAGCAGTTGCTCGCGGTGAGCGAGCTGGGCGAGTTCGCCGACGTGGTGCCGGTGAGCGCGGTCTCCGGGCACCAGGTGGACACCCTTGTCGACGTGATGACCGGCTACCTGCCGGAGTCGCCGCAGCTCTACCCCGACGACATGCTCACCGACGACCCCGAGCAGGTGCTCGTCGCCGAACTGGTCCGTGAGGCCGCTCTGGAGGGGGTCCGGGACGAGCTGCCGCACTCGATCGCCGTGGTGGTCGAGGAGATGATCCCCGAGGGCAACGTCACCAAGATCTACGCGGACGTGTACGTGGAGCGACCGAGCCAGAAGGCGATCGTCATCGGTCACCGGGGCAGCCGGCTCAAGCACGTCGGCACCACCGCCCGCCGCCAGATCGAGGAGCTGCTCGGCACCCGGGTCTACCTGGACCTGCACGTCCGGGTCGCGAAGGACTGGCAGCGCGACCCGAAGCAGTTGCGCAAGCTCGGCTTCTGA
- a CDS encoding acyltransferase family protein, with amino-acid sequence MRNRYLDLLRFLAIVRVVVYHVTGWATLTLIFPAMSVMFALAGSLMAASLDRTGVPAVARRLRRLLPSLWVLAAVFVPAMLLTGLPLTPKVLLWLFPVSDPPANDWGAIALSPIWYLRDYLWFVLASPVALWLFRRAPLPTLLAPYALLAAIEFGVLANPPTVLREFGLYFGAWLLGFAHHDGLLRRTANRVLVPLAVALGAAGLGWVLTHPGPRGYDLNDIHLGNALWSAAFILVAIGRAPAAAPWVDRVPALGRAVTVLNRRALTVYLWHMPFVAALTPLVDVVGWSHRDPVGLAIRVVLVFALVGVVTLLVGWVEDLAARRTPELVPGRPRRTVAERAAAAPASPAPAGAATALAVAGARVPGPRRAPERADRTPR; translated from the coding sequence ATGCGAAACCGATACCTCGACCTGCTCCGCTTCCTGGCCATCGTTCGAGTCGTCGTCTACCACGTCACCGGCTGGGCGACGCTGACCCTGATCTTCCCGGCGATGTCGGTGATGTTCGCGCTCGCCGGCTCGCTGATGGCGGCGTCGCTGGACCGGACCGGCGTACCGGCCGTGGCGCGTCGGTTGCGCCGGCTGCTGCCGTCGCTCTGGGTGCTCGCCGCCGTCTTCGTGCCGGCCATGCTGCTCACCGGGCTGCCGCTCACCCCGAAGGTGCTGCTGTGGCTCTTCCCGGTCAGCGACCCGCCGGCCAACGACTGGGGCGCCATCGCGCTGAGCCCGATCTGGTACCTGCGGGACTACCTCTGGTTCGTTCTCGCCTCGCCGGTGGCCCTGTGGCTGTTCCGCCGGGCCCCGCTGCCCACCCTGCTGGCCCCGTACGCGCTGCTCGCCGCGATCGAGTTCGGCGTGCTGGCGAACCCGCCGACCGTGCTGCGCGAGTTCGGCCTGTACTTCGGCGCCTGGCTGCTCGGCTTCGCCCACCACGACGGCCTGCTGCGCCGCACCGCCAACCGGGTGCTCGTCCCGCTCGCGGTGGCCCTCGGCGCGGCCGGCCTGGGCTGGGTCCTCACCCACCCCGGCCCTCGCGGGTACGACCTGAACGACATCCACCTGGGCAACGCGCTCTGGTCGGCGGCGTTCATCCTGGTGGCGATCGGCCGGGCGCCGGCCGCGGCGCCGTGGGTGGACCGCGTCCCGGCGCTGGGCCGGGCGGTCACCGTGCTGAACCGGCGCGCGCTGACCGTCTACCTGTGGCACATGCCGTTCGTGGCCGCGCTCACCCCGCTCGTGGATGTGGTCGGCTGGTCGCACCGGGACCCGGTCGGGCTGGCGATCCGGGTGGTGCTGGTGTTCGCGCTTGTCGGCGTGGTAACCCTCCTGGTCGGCTGGGTCGAGGACCTGGCCGCTCGGCGTACCCCCGAACTGGTGCCCGGCCGCCCCAGGCGGACCGTGGCGGAGCGGGCGGCGGCCGCACCGGCCAGCCCGGCGCCCGCCGGCGCGGCTACCGCACTCGCGGTGGCCGGCGCCCGGGTGCCGGGGCCGCGCCGCGCGCCGGAGCGGGCCGACCGCACACCGCGCTGA
- a CDS encoding isoprenyl transferase, which produces MRAGRREPLPPTPHPSGARPPALPADALPKHVAVVMDGNGRWAKERGLPRTKGHEQGEHSLFDTIEGAIELGIPYLSAYAFSTENWRRSPDEVRFLMGFNRDVIRRRRDQLVDLGVRVVWSGRAGRLWKSVISELQTAEEMSRGNSTLTLQFCVNYGGQAEIADAAAAIARDAAAGRIDPGKVTEKTIAKYLYHPEVPEVDLFLRPSGEQRTSNFLLWQSAYAELVFLDTLWPDFDRRHLWYACELYAQRDRRFGGALPNPVAPTT; this is translated from the coding sequence ATGAGGGCCGGCCGGCGCGAGCCGCTGCCGCCGACTCCGCACCCCTCCGGCGCCCGGCCGCCGGCGCTGCCGGCCGACGCGCTGCCGAAGCACGTCGCCGTGGTGATGGACGGCAACGGCCGCTGGGCCAAGGAGCGCGGGCTGCCCCGGACCAAGGGTCACGAGCAGGGCGAGCACAGCCTCTTCGACACCATCGAGGGCGCCATCGAGCTGGGCATCCCCTACCTGTCGGCGTACGCCTTCTCCACCGAGAACTGGCGGCGCTCGCCGGACGAGGTCCGCTTCCTCATGGGCTTCAACCGGGACGTCATCCGGCGCCGCCGGGACCAGCTCGTCGACCTGGGCGTCCGGGTGGTGTGGTCCGGCCGGGCCGGGCGGCTCTGGAAGAGCGTCATCTCCGAGTTGCAGACCGCCGAGGAGATGTCCCGCGGCAACTCGACGCTGACCCTCCAGTTCTGCGTCAACTACGGCGGGCAGGCGGAGATCGCCGACGCCGCCGCCGCGATCGCCCGCGACGCTGCCGCCGGCCGGATCGACCCGGGCAAGGTCACCGAGAAGACCATCGCGAAGTACCTCTACCACCCGGAGGTCCCCGAGGTGGACCTCTTCCTCCGCCCCTCCGGCGAGCAGCGCACCTCCAACTTCCTGCTCTGGCAGAGCGCGTACGCCGAGCTGGTCTTCCTCGACACCCTCTGGCCGGACTTCGATCGCCGCCACCTCTGGTACGCCTGCGAGCTCTACGCCCAGCGGGACCGCCGCTTCGGCGGTGCGCTGCCCAATCCGGTGGCCCCCACCACCTGA
- a CDS encoding hemolysin family protein, whose protein sequence is MAVDPIAVTATLAAGGAPAGLPDLPLLAVAAGLVVLAGLIAMTEAALAAVSPARAAELARDGARGARTLQAVAGDVVRHLNLLLLLRLLAELTATTLVALVAVDTFGAGWRAALVTAGAMTVVSFVVVGVAPRTLGRQHAYAVGRAVAPLVRWLGRALNPLASLLILIGNAVTPGRGFREGPFATQVELRELVDLAEQRGVVEHGERQMIHSVFALGDTIAREVMVPRTEMVWIEDSKTLAQALALFLRSGFSRIPVIGENVDDVLGVLYLKDLIRRIQGSPEARQMPVAELMRPATFVPESKPVDDLLSEMQAARNHLVIVVDEYGGTGGLVTIEDILEEIVGEITDEYDVERPPVERLADGAVRVTARLPVENLGELFDTDLPTDEVETVGGLLAQALGRVPIPGSGAEVAGLRLIAEGTTGRRNRIDTVLVSRVEPGDAPDSAGRGEQTDPRGNHNRSEERQPADA, encoded by the coding sequence CTGGCGGTCGACCCGATCGCAGTGACAGCCACCCTGGCGGCCGGCGGCGCGCCCGCCGGCCTGCCCGATCTCCCTCTCCTCGCCGTCGCGGCCGGGCTGGTGGTGCTCGCCGGCCTGATCGCGATGACCGAGGCCGCGCTGGCCGCCGTCTCCCCGGCCCGGGCCGCCGAGCTGGCCCGGGACGGCGCGCGTGGCGCGCGTACCCTCCAGGCGGTCGCCGGTGACGTGGTCCGCCACCTCAACCTGCTGCTCCTGCTCCGGCTGCTGGCCGAGCTGACCGCCACCACGCTCGTCGCGCTGGTGGCTGTGGACACCTTCGGCGCCGGCTGGCGGGCCGCCCTGGTCACCGCCGGGGCGATGACCGTGGTCAGCTTCGTGGTGGTCGGCGTCGCGCCGCGCACCCTGGGCCGGCAGCACGCCTACGCGGTGGGCCGCGCGGTCGCGCCGCTGGTGCGCTGGCTGGGCCGGGCGCTCAACCCGCTGGCCTCGCTGCTGATCCTGATCGGCAACGCGGTCACCCCGGGGCGCGGCTTCCGGGAGGGGCCGTTCGCCACCCAGGTCGAGCTGCGGGAGCTGGTCGACCTGGCCGAGCAGCGCGGCGTGGTCGAGCACGGCGAGCGGCAGATGATCCACTCGGTCTTCGCGCTCGGCGACACCATCGCCCGCGAGGTGATGGTGCCCCGCACCGAGATGGTGTGGATAGAGGATTCCAAGACCCTCGCGCAGGCGCTGGCGCTCTTCCTGCGCTCCGGCTTCTCCCGGATCCCGGTGATCGGCGAGAACGTCGACGACGTGCTCGGCGTGCTCTACCTCAAGGACCTGATCCGGCGGATCCAGGGCAGCCCGGAGGCCCGGCAGATGCCGGTGGCCGAGCTGATGCGCCCGGCGACCTTCGTGCCCGAGTCCAAGCCGGTCGACGACCTGCTCTCGGAGATGCAGGCGGCCCGCAACCACCTGGTCATCGTCGTCGACGAGTACGGCGGCACCGGCGGCCTGGTCACCATCGAGGACATCCTGGAGGAAATCGTCGGCGAGATCACCGACGAGTACGATGTCGAACGCCCGCCGGTCGAGCGCCTGGCGGACGGGGCCGTGCGGGTGACCGCCCGGCTGCCGGTGGAGAATCTGGGCGAGCTGTTCGACACCGACCTGCCCACCGACGAGGTGGAGACGGTCGGTGGCCTGCTCGCCCAGGCGCTCGGCCGGGTGCCGATCCCGGGCTCCGGCGCCGAGGTGGCCGGGCTCCGGCTGATCGCCGAGGGCACCACCGGTCGGCGCAACCGGATCGACACCGTGCTGGTCAGCCGGGTCGAGCCGGGCGACGCGCCGGACAGCGCGGGGCGCGGCGAGCAGACCGACCCCCGCGGCAACCACAACCGTTCCGAGGAGAGGCAACCCGCCGATGCCTGA
- a CDS encoding cytidine deaminase, which translates to MPESPAVPAARPTPSDPAELSAEDGKLVVLARGARGRVGAVEGAAVRDQDGRTYAAASVALPSLTLTALQLAVASAVAAGASRLEAAVVVTEASTLDGAGHAAVRDLSADAPIHVAAPDGTVLGTVVE; encoded by the coding sequence ATGCCTGAGTCACCCGCCGTGCCGGCCGCCCGGCCCACCCCGTCCGACCCGGCCGAGCTGAGCGCCGAGGACGGCAAGCTGGTCGTCCTGGCCCGGGGCGCGCGGGGCCGGGTGGGCGCCGTGGAGGGCGCGGCGGTCCGCGACCAGGACGGCCGGACGTACGCGGCAGCCAGCGTGGCGCTGCCGTCGCTGACCCTGACCGCGCTCCAGCTCGCGGTCGCCTCGGCGGTGGCGGCGGGCGCGAGCCGGCTGGAGGCCGCCGTGGTGGTGACCGAGGCGTCGACGCTTGACGGCGCGGGGCACGCCGCGGTCCGGGACCTCTCCGCCGACGCGCCGATCCACGTGGCCGCGCCGGACGGCACCGTCCTCGGCACGGTGGTCGAGTGA
- the gndA gene encoding NADP-dependent phosphogluconate dehydrogenase, with amino-acid sequence MAQQATAQIGVTGLAVMGRNLARNLARNGFTVAVHNRSPERTRSLLAEHGGEGMFVASESMADFVASLERPRAVIVMVKAGAPTDAVIDELVPLLEEGDIVVDCGNAHFADTRRREEALRGHGLHFVGTGVSGGEEGALRGPSIMPGGSAESYRKLGPIFERIAAQVDGVPCCRHIGPDGAGHFVKMVHNGIEYADMQLIAEAYDLLRAGLSASPAEIAEIFREWNGGELESFLIEITAEVLGHTDAATGRPFVDVVLDQAEQKGTGRWTVQSALDLGIPITGIAEATFARSLSGHADQRAAARRAFADAGEKWQVDDRDTFVEDVRRALLASKIVAYAQGFDHIRAGSREYDWDIDLGGTATIWRGGCIIRARFLDRIREAYDSERDLSTLLVAPWFADRVGAGVPAWRRVVADAARAGVPTPAFSSSLAYFDALRAERLPAALIQGLRDNFGAHTYHRVDREGSFHTLWAGDRSEVEA; translated from the coding sequence ATGGCACAGCAGGCGACGGCGCAGATCGGGGTCACCGGCCTGGCGGTGATGGGCCGCAACCTGGCCCGGAACCTGGCCCGCAACGGCTTCACCGTGGCCGTGCACAACCGCTCGCCCGAGCGCACCCGCAGCCTGCTCGCCGAGCACGGCGGCGAGGGCATGTTCGTGGCCTCGGAGTCGATGGCCGATTTCGTCGCCTCGCTGGAGCGCCCGCGCGCCGTGATCGTCATGGTGAAGGCCGGCGCCCCCACCGACGCGGTGATCGACGAACTGGTCCCGCTGCTGGAGGAGGGGGACATCGTCGTCGACTGCGGCAACGCGCACTTCGCCGACACCCGCCGCCGGGAGGAGGCGTTGCGCGGGCACGGGCTGCACTTCGTGGGCACCGGGGTCTCCGGGGGCGAGGAGGGTGCGCTGCGCGGGCCCAGCATCATGCCGGGCGGCTCGGCCGAGTCCTACCGGAAGCTCGGCCCGATCTTCGAGCGGATCGCCGCCCAGGTGGACGGCGTCCCGTGCTGCCGGCACATCGGGCCGGACGGCGCCGGCCACTTCGTGAAGATGGTCCACAACGGCATCGAGTACGCGGACATGCAGCTCATCGCCGAGGCGTACGACCTGCTGCGGGCCGGCCTGTCGGCGAGCCCGGCGGAGATCGCGGAGATCTTCCGGGAGTGGAACGGCGGCGAGCTGGAGTCCTTCCTCATCGAGATCACCGCCGAGGTGCTCGGGCACACAGACGCGGCGACCGGCCGGCCGTTCGTCGACGTGGTGCTGGACCAGGCCGAGCAGAAGGGCACCGGCCGGTGGACCGTGCAGAGCGCCCTGGACCTCGGCATCCCCATCACCGGCATCGCGGAGGCCACCTTCGCCCGGTCGCTGTCCGGGCACGCCGACCAGCGCGCCGCCGCCCGCCGCGCGTTCGCCGACGCGGGCGAGAAGTGGCAGGTGGACGACCGGGACACGTTCGTCGAGGACGTCCGGCGCGCGCTGCTGGCCAGCAAGATCGTCGCGTACGCGCAGGGCTTCGACCACATCCGCGCCGGCAGCCGGGAGTACGACTGGGACATCGACCTGGGCGGCACGGCCACCATCTGGCGGGGCGGCTGCATCATCCGGGCGCGCTTCCTGGACCGGATCCGGGAGGCGTACGACAGCGAGCGGGACCTGTCCACGCTGCTCGTGGCCCCCTGGTTCGCCGACCGGGTCGGCGCAGGGGTTCCGGCCTGGCGGCGGGTGGTGGCCGACGCGGCCCGGGCGGGCGTGCCCACGCCGGCCTTCTCGTCGTCGCTGGCCTACTTCGACGCCCTGCGGGCCGAGCGGCTGCCGGCCGCGCTGATCCAGGGGCTGCGGGACAACTTCGGCGCGCACACCTACCACCGGGTGGACCGGGAGGGGTCGTTCCACACGCTCTGGGCGGGTGACCGCTCCGAAGTGGAGGCGTGA